One genomic region from Methanocaldococcus fervens AG86 encodes:
- a CDS encoding AMP phosphorylase, giving the protein MLFLKVRVLDINLENLALINSEDLKNSQYFSQDRVVIEFKGKKVIGVLYSSTTLINRGEIGLPQKLVKELGVKEGDVVTIRHAEKPKSLPYIRKKMDGNKLKKEEIFAIIDEMINGNLTNIEISAFVTSLYINGMDMDEIEAMTIRMAETGEMVDWEGHIFDVHSIGGVPGNKYALLVVPIVASAGLKIPKTSSRAITSAAGTADVVEVLTRVDLTVEEIKKVVKETNGCMVWGGALDLAPADDITINVERPLGIDPEPLLLSSVMAKKLAMGVNKLLIDIPTGYGAKVKSIKEASSLARKFIELSDRLRIVTECAITYGGQPIGRAIGPALEAREALLALEDYKQAPTSLIEKSLSLAGILLEMGGVAPTGEGKYMAEDLLASGKAHDKFMEIIIAQGGKEVSSDEIELGKYKVDIHSPIDGYVTRISNAGITRIAKEAGAPNDKKAGVYLNVKVGNKVEKGDVLYTIYSDSEERLKSAAKLARILYPVKVEGMLLQKISRF; this is encoded by the coding sequence ATGCTGTTTCTAAAAGTTAGGGTTTTAGATATCAATTTGGAAAATTTAGCTTTAATTAACTCTGAAGATTTGAAAAATTCCCAGTATTTTTCTCAAGATAGAGTGGTTATTGAATTTAAAGGAAAAAAGGTTATTGGGGTTTTATATTCATCAACTACATTGATAAATAGGGGAGAGATAGGACTACCTCAAAAGTTGGTTAAAGAATTGGGAGTTAAGGAAGGGGACGTAGTTACAATAAGGCATGCTGAAAAACCAAAATCCCTCCCATACATAAGAAAAAAGATGGACGGTAATAAATTAAAAAAAGAGGAGATTTTTGCAATTATAGATGAGATGATTAATGGAAATCTAACAAATATTGAAATATCTGCCTTTGTTACCTCCTTATATATAAATGGAATGGATATGGATGAAATTGAAGCGATGACCATTAGAATGGCTGAAACTGGAGAGATGGTCGATTGGGAAGGACATATATTTGATGTGCATTCAATTGGAGGGGTTCCTGGGAATAAATACGCTTTATTAGTTGTGCCAATAGTTGCCTCTGCAGGATTGAAGATACCAAAAACATCATCGAGAGCAATAACTTCGGCGGCAGGGACTGCAGACGTTGTAGAGGTTTTAACAAGAGTAGATTTAACTGTCGAAGAGATAAAAAAGGTTGTTAAAGAGACAAACGGTTGTATGGTGTGGGGAGGGGCTTTAGATTTAGCTCCAGCAGATGACATAACAATAAATGTTGAAAGACCTCTTGGTATAGACCCTGAGCCATTACTGTTATCAAGTGTTATGGCAAAAAAATTGGCTATGGGCGTTAATAAGCTTTTAATTGATATACCAACAGGATACGGGGCGAAAGTTAAATCCATAAAGGAAGCTTCAAGCTTGGCACGAAAGTTTATTGAACTGAGTGATAGATTGAGGATAGTTACTGAATGTGCTATAACCTACGGAGGTCAGCCAATTGGCAGGGCAATTGGTCCAGCCTTAGAGGCAAGAGAAGCTTTATTAGCTTTAGAAGATTATAAACAAGCTCCAACGAGTTTGATAGAGAAATCTTTATCTTTGGCTGGAATTTTATTAGAGATGGGTGGAGTAGCTCCTACTGGAGAAGGAAAATACATGGCAGAGGATTTATTGGCAAGTGGAAAAGCACATGATAAATTTATGGAAATTATAATAGCTCAGGGGGGAAAAGAAGTTAGCTCTGATGAGATTGAATTAGGAAAATATAAGGTGGATATCCATTCACCAATTGATGGGTATGTTACAAGAATATCAAATGCTGGAATTACAAGAATTGCTAAAGAGGCTGGAGCTCCAAATGATAAAAAAGCTGGTGTCTATTTAAATGTAAAAGTTGGAAATAAAGTTGAAAAAGGAGATGTTTTATACACAATATACTCTGATTCAGAAGAAAGGTTAAAATCAGCTGCTAAGTTAGCGAGAATATTATATCCGGTGAAAGTTGAGGGTATGTTGCTTCAAAAAATTTCAAGATTCTAA